A DNA window from Gillisia sp. Hel1_33_143 contains the following coding sequences:
- a CDS encoding response regulator: MKKIDIACIIDDDPIFVFSAKKIMQIADFCNGFLVFHNGHEAISNLKAIISNKEQNMPDVILLDLNMPVMDGWEFLDEFVKIPSNKEITIYIVTSSVDPYDVIKAKAYDHVSNYIVKPISMESLKELMISESQQKVN; this comes from the coding sequence ATGAAAAAAATTGATATTGCCTGCATCATAGACGATGATCCTATTTTTGTTTTTAGCGCCAAAAAGATCATGCAAATTGCAGATTTCTGCAATGGGTTTCTTGTTTTTCATAACGGTCATGAAGCCATTAGTAACCTAAAAGCTATTATCTCCAATAAGGAACAGAATATGCCAGATGTTATCTTATTAGATCTTAATATGCCTGTAATGGATGGTTGGGAGTTTTTAGATGAATTTGTAAAGATCCCTTCTAATAAAGAGATCACCATTTATATAGTAACTTCATCCGTAGATCCTTACGATGTTATAAAAGCTAAAGCTTATGATCATGTAAGCAATTACATTGTAAAGCCTATCTCTATGGAAAGTTTAAAAGAATTGATGATTAGCGAAAGTCAGCAAAAAGTGAATTAG
- a CDS encoding PAS domain S-box protein — MTYLKEELHALIQKDIRIFDFIQESGLDGIIFRDLINEDHEWQDMKFWNSLGYLKKEVSKLKSSKELYKSSRLLRIDSKAEYSENLTTISFDLQEFDEFKEYHHKSGKVLTFKAAQYLVYNDKNEPIRQLIGLKNITSNDDLAKKIKHYEQIIEGTGIGAWEWNLQTHEVIFNEQWAKILGYSLEELQPITPDIWNRFCHPDDTERCAKLLDDHISGKNDVYESEARMRHKNGSWIWVLDKGKVVSYTPDGKAEWMTGFHEEITQRKKEFERNKLFIDKAPSEIAMFDNNMRYLAASQRWKIGYGIDEIEIIGRCHYNIFPNISDEWKAIHKECLGGKTLKKEEDSYIGLDGELHWLSWEVSPWYNHNNEIGGILMHTSDITPIKAAEQAIKEKQALLEAVLNNIEVGIVCCDTQGKLTLFNKATQEWHGLPAEPINPSEFPEYYNLFEADGETPLATENIPLIKSLRTGSVKNQEIIIQKVDGTYKIVSVNGSHLKDIDGNVLGAVVAMHDITTKKIAEDRLRISEQTFRGNFENAAIGMAIVDIAGQWVEVNKSLCSIFGYTEEELLESTLEDLTHPDDLEIDLQRLEELIRGIRNFYHIEKRYIHKNGETIHGILSVSIVLDETGAPLHFVSQITDITLRKKTQQKLQNTLAYLESIFQASSRVSIIATDTNGIITSFNKGAENLLGYSREEMENKCSPQKIHLKKEIKKRGRELEKLLGIDVREIKPLTALADKGQFDTREWTYVRKNGTQFPVLLTVTPIKDEEEIIGYLGIGTEITQLKNAEKEIISLLEVTKDQNERLKNFAHIVSHNLRSHSGNFEMLLDLYVQENPEAKENEMIQYLNVASENLKETIAHLNEVVLINTSMKDNLVKIDLKECIDKSSKNIGAIARDIDVKIINEVDATIRVLGIPAYMDSILLNFLTNGVKYSSRERDSYIKLSTYIEDEFVVLSIEDNGIGIDLKKNESKLFGMYKTFHKNKDARGIGLFITKNQVEALGGKIETESTVDKGTTFKIYFKYEKN; from the coding sequence ATGACTTATCTTAAGGAAGAATTACATGCACTAATTCAAAAGGATATCAGAATATTTGACTTTATTCAAGAATCCGGGTTAGATGGAATCATATTTCGTGATCTTATAAATGAAGATCATGAATGGCAGGATATGAAGTTCTGGAATAGCCTTGGTTATTTAAAGAAAGAGGTTTCAAAATTAAAGAGCTCTAAGGAGTTATACAAAAGCTCTAGGCTCTTAAGAATAGATTCTAAAGCAGAGTATTCAGAAAACCTAACCACTATTAGTTTTGATCTTCAGGAGTTTGATGAGTTTAAAGAGTATCATCATAAATCTGGAAAGGTTCTTACATTTAAAGCTGCGCAATATCTAGTTTATAATGACAAAAATGAACCTATACGCCAATTGATAGGCTTAAAGAACATTACCTCCAATGACGATCTTGCCAAAAAAATAAAACATTACGAACAAATAATTGAAGGTACCGGAATTGGAGCCTGGGAATGGAACCTACAAACTCACGAAGTAATTTTTAATGAGCAATGGGCTAAAATTCTAGGATACTCTTTAGAAGAACTTCAACCCATTACTCCAGACATTTGGAATAGATTCTGTCATCCAGACGATACAGAAAGATGTGCTAAATTGTTAGATGACCACATTTCAGGAAAAAACGATGTCTACGAGAGCGAAGCTAGAATGAGACATAAAAATGGCTCGTGGATCTGGGTGCTGGATAAGGGTAAAGTTGTAAGTTATACTCCAGATGGAAAAGCTGAGTGGATGACAGGTTTTCATGAAGAGATTACTCAGCGAAAAAAAGAATTCGAACGAAATAAATTATTTATAGATAAGGCTCCAAGTGAGATCGCCATGTTTGATAATAACATGAGATATCTTGCGGCTTCACAGCGTTGGAAGATTGGTTACGGCATAGATGAGATCGAAATTATTGGAAGATGTCATTACAATATATTTCCTAACATCAGTGATGAATGGAAAGCTATACATAAGGAATGTTTAGGCGGGAAGACATTAAAAAAAGAGGAAGATTCTTATATAGGCCTTGATGGTGAGTTGCATTGGTTAAGCTGGGAAGTAAGCCCTTGGTATAATCATAATAATGAGATTGGCGGAATTTTAATGCACACTTCAGACATTACACCAATTAAAGCAGCAGAGCAAGCCATAAAAGAAAAACAAGCTTTATTGGAAGCTGTTCTCAATAATATTGAAGTTGGAATTGTTTGTTGCGATACACAAGGCAAACTTACCCTTTTCAACAAAGCCACTCAGGAGTGGCATGGTTTACCCGCAGAACCTATAAATCCAAGCGAATTTCCGGAGTATTATAATCTATTTGAAGCAGATGGGGAAACCCCGCTTGCTACAGAGAACATCCCGCTCATAAAATCTTTAAGAACAGGCTCTGTTAAAAATCAAGAAATTATAATTCAAAAAGTAGACGGAACCTATAAGATCGTGAGCGTAAATGGCTCGCATTTAAAAGACATTGATGGAAATGTTCTTGGTGCTGTAGTTGCCATGCATGATATTACTACAAAAAAAATAGCCGAAGATCGACTAAGAATTAGTGAGCAGACATTTAGAGGTAACTTTGAAAATGCAGCTATTGGAATGGCAATAGTAGACATTGCAGGACAATGGGTGGAAGTGAATAAAAGTCTATGCTCCATATTTGGATATACTGAAGAAGAACTTCTAGAATCTACTCTGGAAGATCTCACGCATCCGGATGATCTGGAAATAGATCTCCAACGTCTGGAAGAACTAATTAGAGGGATTAGAAATTTCTATCATATAGAAAAACGTTACATTCATAAGAATGGTGAAACTATTCACGGAATACTTTCTGTCTCAATAGTTTTAGATGAAACAGGGGCTCCGCTACATTTTGTTTCGCAGATAACAGATATTACCCTTAGGAAAAAGACACAACAGAAGCTACAAAATACGCTGGCTTATTTAGAAAGTATCTTTCAGGCTAGTTCTAGAGTGAGCATTATTGCTACAGATACCAACGGTATAATAACTTCCTTTAATAAAGGAGCAGAGAATTTACTGGGATATTCTAGAGAAGAAATGGAAAATAAATGTTCCCCTCAAAAAATTCATCTAAAAAAAGAGATCAAAAAAAGAGGTAGAGAACTTGAAAAACTTCTTGGAATAGATGTAAGAGAGATCAAACCGCTCACAGCTCTGGCAGATAAAGGTCAATTTGATACCAGAGAATGGACCTATGTTAGAAAGAACGGCACTCAATTTCCTGTACTTTTAACCGTAACTCCTATAAAAGATGAGGAAGAGATCATTGGATATTTAGGAATTGGGACAGAGATCACGCAGCTAAAAAATGCAGAGAAAGAAATTATTTCATTATTAGAAGTTACAAAAGATCAAAATGAGCGCTTAAAGAACTTTGCACATATTGTTTCTCATAACCTAAGATCTCATTCCGGAAATTTTGAAATGCTATTAGATCTATACGTTCAGGAGAATCCGGAGGCTAAAGAGAATGAAATGATCCAATATCTAAACGTAGCTTCAGAAAACCTTAAAGAAACCATTGCTCACCTTAATGAAGTAGTTCTCATCAACACTTCTATGAAGGACAATCTTGTAAAGATAGACCTAAAGGAATGTATAGATAAATCTTCAAAAAACATTGGCGCCATCGCTAGAGATATTGATGTGAAGATCATTAATGAGGTAGATGCTACCATAAGAGTTTTAGGAATACCCGCTTATATGGATAGTATCTTGCTAAATTTCCTTACCAATGGAGTTAAATATAGCTCTCGAGAAAGAGATAGTTATATAAAACTAAGTACATATATAGAAGATGAATTTGTTGTTTTGAGTATAGAAGATAATGGTATTGGGATCGACCTAAAAAAGAATGAGTCAAAATTATTTGGGATGTATAAAACCTTCCATAAAAATAAGGATGCCAGAGGGATAGGTCTTTTTATCACTAAGAATCAGGTTGAAGCTTTAGGCGGAAAGATAGAAACAGAAAGCACCGTTGATAAAGGAACCACTTTCAAAATATATTTTAAGTATGAAAAAAATTGA